GGTAACGCTTAATGGGCCGGTTAATTTGCTCGATTCTATTGGAGGACAGCCATTGAAGGTCGTGGCCGATGGTAGTCAGTTTAATGGAGGCAGTCACGAGGTAAGTTTGTCGGGCAATTTTCCGCCAGCGGTGAAGCTCGTGCGTACGGATCCAAAAAAAGTAAGGATTAAGTTGGTGTCTACTCATGGGTAAGCTGTTTGGAACGGATGGAATTCGCGGCGTTGCAAATGTCGCCCCTATGGATTCGGAAACTATAATGCGGGTTGGTCGCGCTGCGGCGTATGTACTTCGTCGCTCGCAAGGGCGTCACCGCATATTAATAGGCAAGGACACGCGCGTTTCTGGCTATATGTTAGAGACCGCACTAGCGTCCGGAATTTCCTCCATGGGTGTCGATGTCCTACTCGTTGGGCCATTGCCAACGCCTGGAGTTGCCTTTATGACGCGCAGCATGCGCGCCGATGCGGGTTGCATGATATCTGCCTCGCACAACCCGTATGAGGATAACGGGGTGAAGTTTTTCGGTGCGGATGGTTTTAAGTTGCCGGATGCGACGGAAAGCGAAATTGAATATCTCATGGAACCTGGACATCTGGACGAGCTTCGCGCAGTCCCAGAGCTTATCGGCAAGGCTTTTCGCATAGACGATGCAGTTGGGCGATATGCGGTTTATGTTAAGAGCTCTGTTGAGCGCGATGCAAACTTTGAAGGGCTAAAGGTGGTAATGGATTGCGCCAATGGAGCGGCTTATAAGATTGCTCCATTAGTCTACTCTGAGTTGGGTGCAAAGGTAATTGCTGTGGCGAACGAGCCGGATGGACAAAATATTAACCTAAGGTGCGGTAGCTTGCATCCAGAAGCAATGTGCGAGGTTGTTAGGGAATACGGTGCTGATTTAGGTATAGCTTTTGATGGCGATTCAGATCGCGTTATCATGTGCGACGAGAACGCAAGACTATACGATGGCGACTCATTGCTTGCCATTTGCGCTACTGCATATAAGCGAGAGGGTAAGCTAAAGGGCAATGCCGTAGTCGGAACTGTGATGAGCAATTTAGGCTTAGAGCTATCGCTAAGAGAGCGCGGTATTTCGCTATTTCGTTCAGACGTGGGGGACCGCTATGTTTTGGCTGAGATGTTGGCGCGGGGTTTAAATTTAGGTGGAGAACAGTCTGGACATATCATTTCGCTGGATCACAATACCACCGGCGATGGCCTGTTAGTATCGTTGTTGGTAATTTCTATT
This portion of the Deltaproteobacteria bacterium genome encodes:
- a CDS encoding phosphoglucosamine mutase gives rise to the protein MGKLFGTDGIRGVANVAPMDSETIMRVGRAAAYVLRRSQGRHRILIGKDTRVSGYMLETALASGISSMGVDVLLVGPLPTPGVAFMTRSMRADAGCMISASHNPYEDNGVKFFGADGFKLPDATESEIEYLMEPGHLDELRAVPELIGKAFRIDDAVGRYAVYVKSSVERDANFEGLKVVMDCANGAAYKIAPLVYSELGAKVIAVANEPDGQNINLRCGSLHPEAMCEVVREYGADLGIAFDGDSDRVIMCDENARLYDGDSLLAICATAYKREGKLKGNAVVGTVMSNLGLELSLRERGISLFRSDVGDRYVLAEMLARGLNLGGEQSGHIISLDHNTTGDGLLVSLLVISIMLKSGKPLSQFSSLVERHPQVLVNVPVREKLPFEQCPKITSAIKKVEGRLNNVGRVLLRYSGTEFKARVMVEAADKELCTTMANELAMVVQQELGR